The following are encoded in a window of Phreatobacter oligotrophus genomic DNA:
- a CDS encoding putative bifunctional diguanylate cyclase/phosphodiesterase, with translation MSLSVKRRADAALSGQVWAVGFGVVSIAAAALMLAVHAWTPVRLVMGSHGSWVGQISAWVVAGTLLTLGLLLRLRLSQRDVIAGSRFLLPMGIDALTGLADRAAFCRTFETSLDSIERRGGVTLLLLDLDLFKEINDTYGHHAGDAVLAEVARRLRFVCGPDVAIGRLGGDEFAVLIEGAPEATDIAAACRLIITEVRKPIALDGHTLSVGASIGFCATQERGTVRDDMMRRADRALYLAKARGKNCAVAFHPDMDRDESQRRYQERELRGALINGEIDIDLQPIFGSDGVTMKGVEALARWNHPYRGRVGPAEFVALAESCGLIHRLGANILGLACRAAARWEELFVSVNVSPIQFRRGDFVAQVKAALADSGLPADRLVLEITESVMIEDAEHARAVTHELRALGVKIALDDFGTGFSSLSYLRRFNLDALKVDRSFVADLDSGVEAATILHCVVNLGRALGLKVVAEGVETAEQARFLRAAGCGLMQGYHLARPMTVAEFERRYAAAAAPPRDLAAAG, from the coding sequence ATGTCATTGTCAGTCAAGCGCCGCGCCGATGCCGCCTTGAGCGGTCAAGTCTGGGCGGTCGGATTTGGCGTCGTTTCGATCGCCGCGGCTGCTCTGATGCTCGCCGTCCATGCCTGGACGCCCGTCCGGCTGGTGATGGGATCCCATGGCTCCTGGGTTGGTCAGATCAGCGCCTGGGTGGTCGCAGGCACCCTCCTCACGCTCGGGCTGCTGCTGCGGCTGCGGCTGTCCCAGCGCGATGTCATCGCCGGTTCCCGGTTCCTCCTGCCCATGGGCATCGATGCCCTCACCGGCCTCGCCGATCGCGCTGCCTTCTGCCGCACCTTCGAGACCTCGCTCGATAGCATCGAGCGCCGCGGCGGCGTGACGCTGCTGCTGCTCGATCTCGACCTGTTCAAGGAGATCAACGACACCTACGGGCATCACGCCGGTGACGCGGTGCTGGCGGAGGTGGCGCGGCGCCTGCGCTTCGTCTGCGGGCCGGACGTCGCCATCGGGCGGCTTGGCGGCGACGAATTCGCCGTGCTGATCGAGGGGGCGCCGGAGGCCACCGACATCGCGGCCGCCTGCCGGCTGATCATCACCGAGGTCCGCAAGCCCATCGCCCTCGATGGACACACCCTGTCGGTCGGGGCCTCCATCGGCTTTTGCGCCACGCAGGAGCGCGGCACGGTGCGTGACGACATGATGCGGCGCGCCGACCGGGCGCTCTATCTCGCCAAGGCGCGCGGCAAGAACTGCGCCGTGGCGTTCCACCCCGACATGGACCGCGACGAATCCCAGCGCCGCTATCAGGAACGGGAGCTGCGCGGCGCGCTGATCAATGGCGAGATCGACATCGACCTGCAGCCGATCTTCGGGTCCGACGGCGTCACCATGAAGGGCGTCGAGGCGCTGGCCCGCTGGAACCATCCCTATCGCGGCCGGGTGGGGCCGGCTGAATTCGTGGCCCTGGCGGAGAGCTGCGGCCTGATCCACCGCCTGGGGGCGAACATCCTGGGCCTTGCTTGCCGGGCTGCGGCGCGCTGGGAGGAGCTGTTCGTCTCGGTCAACGTCTCGCCGATCCAGTTCCGGCGCGGTGATTTCGTCGCCCAGGTGAAGGCTGCGCTGGCCGACAGCGGCTTGCCGGCGGACCGCCTCGTGCTGGAGATCACCGAGAGCGTCATGATCGAGGACGCCGAGCATGCCCGCGCCGTGACGCACGAGTTGCGCGCACTCGGGGTGAAGATCGCCCTCGACGATTTCGGCACGGGCTTTTCCTCGCTCAGCTATCTCCGGCGCTTCAACCTCGACGCCCTCAAGGTCGACCGCAGCTTTGTTGCCGACCTCGATAGCGGCGTCGAGGCGGCGACCATTCTCCACTGCGTCGTCAATCTGGGACGGGCCCTCGGGCTGAAGGTCGTCGCCGAGGGCGTCGAGACCGCCGAACAGGCGCGTTTCCTGCGCGCTGCCGGTTGCGGGCTCATGCAGGGTTATCATCTGGCGCGCCCGATGACAGTGGCTGAGTTCGAGCGGCGCTATGCCGCGGCCGCTGCGCCGCCGCGTGATCTGGCCGCTGCGGGCTGA